In Nicotiana tabacum cultivar K326 chromosome 10, ASM71507v2, whole genome shotgun sequence, the DNA window TACTTGTCACCTACTCTTTACCATTTACACTAACTCCCTCAATCAAAGGGAGATTCAAACCAATTTTTTATACTGAATTCTATAATTACTGAAGAATTGATTCTTGCCTATTTTAACCAATTGTCATACTACTATATAAATGACTCTCTTCTACAGTCTTAAAAAATGAACAATAGTTgagaatacacacacacacacacatactcacactcaaactctctcttctttctctgctacttgtgctaactgcttgtctagccggctgaaagccaaggctagactgtggaactctacttgctttactctCTGCACTTTACTTCCTTACCCgatatgttcctagttcaattctgaagCTCAACTCTATGTTCTCTCTGTCTATTAATCCATGTCTCCTTCTGCACTAATTTAATGGCTTATGTGTTTAATTGCCCTTCTTGTTTACTGCGTTATTCAGTATGCTTAAGTtttgccctctcttgttcaagtgTGTAATCAGCATGTCTGGGTCTCACTTGTCTTGTATGATACGGGGCCGACATGTTTACTTGAGTTCTTGTTTATTTCCCTCAACTAATATGCCCATAGACTCCTAATGTATTTGATTAACACTAAGTAGCATGATTAACTCTGTGTAATAGACCCCTTCCCTATAATTCAGCATGTCTACTGTTTTCTTACATTTTTCTACTACTATTCTGCCCTAACCCCCAACACATTGTAAGCATGTGTTTGTGACACCCAATTACTATGTGATCTTGAACACTTCCCCCTACACCTAATGAGTAACTCTGTTAAGCTCCTGGCATGAATCGTTTGTGATAAAATATTGTTGTGACTATTTAAGTTTTGTAGTACTTCTCCGGTGTTAACTTGTGCGCTAATATGCTTTCACATATGAACTACTTGTCCCAATTCCTATTTTCCctgtttgtgtttgaactatgtaTGTTGGTTTGGTCTTGAGTTGCTGATTGCCCtgtttcttttcttctccaaactgGTTTTTCACTAAGGCAAACTCTTCTATTGTTTTTTTtccaaaacttatttcaaactaatcattGTCAAAACTATTTCAAACTCAACTCTTTTAAACGTAGGTCAAGCACTCTTAccttactcttagaccactaggttttgccccttttgtgtgagccttgccttgggacccttgatcttcctctgaacttggacacacaaAAATTAGCCTTTCCACATTGTACTTACTttatcttggctatgaaatctgggtgtgagcactgctgcTCGGGATCCCGTGAGGTCCTtagtgaactctgacacacccagatatgagaaaggctatggaataatcttggcacttgaggtgatttattacataacttaggGAGGAAGTCCTAATTAGGTGCTGAAGGTTTGGGCCTAttttcaggctctctatagtgtaacttttatttttcttatgtaattcatttcagtattggtctgtaataatctgttGAAAACAAGTAtcggggttggctagtgaaaagggatgggataaatatgcatgctatagtagTTAAGGGtaaaaacatgttattaggtttatattcctaattgtgcaatagaaaccatgcttaagattcatacatgcattagaaatcatgctcttaggtcccATGTTTATTGTTTCAGTATGTGTATCCTTACaaaatcatgtgttaaaatcTGCTAATAACTAGCACTTTACCATTATGTTATGCGCTGCCATGTacacttagagatcctgccttAGGATAAAAACAACGCTAATAAACAGGTCATTTCCATATCTTCTGCATATTCTGAAAGTACGTGATACTTATGCATTTAGAAAAATCTTGCTTAGGTCCTGTATATACATCACTCAACATTTTTGtgtattagatatcatgcctttaGAACTGCATTCACATCCGCTTAGGCATCTCTAGTTTAATAGATTAACCCAGCTGGTAATAATTCCGGAATTCTGAAcatttagaacaacatgtttaGTAATACAATTCAAACAGTCTTCTCTAAGTAACCCTGATAACTAGAACACTGttttacacctaggcaagccttaggtgctaAATTTGTCAAAACTGGAAACATGCTTGTTTATGTATGTTGCTTAATTATCAACTGTTAGAATcagcaggcaagcctgattcggacttcttttctgattcatgtaataaatctgattCTGCTGttgtcacttagataccatgcatagGATCTGAATGTGGACCTTATCTGTGTATGAGTCGTGTTGTGTATGTACATTACTTGTagaggtataactgagccttctatCTGTTTTCTATGTTTTCCCTCCTAAATgtagtcctatgtgttcttatttgtcgcctagtattttgcctttaaacctgagggtctaaCTAGTACCCCTattttataggataggagtcctaaattcctcagggactgataggaagggatgggtaacagcatgcaataggggtcgagaccaaccttcATTTTAACTACCTTCAcagggcgggaaagggtagatatggatatgatgacctgtgcataaataccacgtgtaacccctctttgaggattgtcataccgggtattacattgatgtgatccatattataaacaaacctaggacacccccttttTACATTCCcgaatatgcttagattgtaactcttttcaaaatctcACTTTTCACTGATTGTTTTTTTTCAAACACTtatgtatttaaacttaaatcccttaCTATTTGATCAATACTTgcttatttgctaattgtacaaattcacaaaaaattgtttgaccgggaaccacactagtggatcgtgagtggtgcctaataccttcctcttgggataatttcaagcccttaccctatctctagttaccaaacgtagttataaatgaaccttataggtgccctaacgcaccttaaatcgttaggtggtgactcttcaaactgcaaaccccctttcccaaaaggaaagagttgtcccaaccaaaatgtcataaacccaattccGCGAAGGAAAAAgagggcgcgacagcatgacgactctgctggggatatttaggcttttaccattgtgagcacgtgattttttgccctatatatatgaattacttccaaaaaaaatcaaaataaaataatttttagtttgtttgcaatggttgtgaattttgtgttatttttcttgtattatttgcatttgtctgtgcatgtttatttgttaaattaataaaaatacaaaaatatatcacatttgcatttaggatttaagtttacaattagaagtaattaagtttgttttacaagaatgaaaattacaaatatatgcatcgtttgcattttagCATTCActgtcaaattgtgcaattttgttttaattggtgtttaattatgtatgataattgttgctatgaattaattagtatttttgataagttaatttagtttataacttaatttagaattttagttttattaattagaaagtaaaagaaaagagagcaaaaaatataaagaaaatcggaattaggcctcttcttcaattttaaacatAGGCCCAAATAACCTCTTATCCAACCCAAACCCCCACTGGGTCaacccgacccggtccgccccataacccaaacgaGTTACCCCCCCTCTTCCCatttttcattcttcattttccCCAAACCCTAAAAAAAAACACTCCGCCCTACCCAATTCCTACGGTAGTATTTGATTTACGCTTTTAGACGTGAGCACATTGTTTTCGTTAAGAGAAAGAAGTTTCATTGCAGAGGGAGAGGTAGAGGGAGCgggagagtgagagagagagggagatggAGAGAGAGTTGAAATGGTGATGGAGGATAACGAAAGTTGTGGTAGTAGAGTGGTGGATTCAGCGCCGACGAACAGTCGTCAACACAGTAAAAAATTAGAGGTTTACAATGAGGTTCTTCGCCGGTTTAAACAATCCAACAACGTTGAGGCTCAACAGCCTGCTTTCGACGATGAGCTTTGGGCTCACTTCAGTCGCCTTCCTACTAGGTTCCTCCAGTTCCTGATGGAAGCTCAACAGATTCTGTTCCATTTAGCTCTGCAAACAAGGGAATTAGCCGAAGTGTCCTTCCTCTACCTGCCTTTGGTTCTTCGCCTAATTTGGAAGCACTTGCTCTTGAAGCTAACAAATCTGAAGTTCAAGATGGGGATGCTACTGTTACTTGTGGAAATTTGCTACGGCCCATGCATGAAAATTACGTTTTCAACCGATGACAAGCCGAAGCTCCTCAGTCAGTTAACTTCATTGCTATCTG includes these proteins:
- the LOC142165248 gene encoding serine/threonine-protein kinase STY46-like, whose amino-acid sequence is MVMEDNESCGSRVVDSAPTNSRQHSKKLEVYNEVLRRFKQSNNVEAQQPAFDDELWAHFSRLPTRFLQFLMEAQQILFHLALQTRELAEVSFLYLPLVLRLIWKHLLLKLTNLKFKMGMLLLLVEICYGPCMKITFSTDDKPKLLSQLTSLLSEIGLNIQEAHVFSTVDGYSLDVFVVDGWPYEEVEQLWSSSSSFHLKPQRAPSPHNPLRTAQRPTAAFLLVEQPISLVRRPVTTLVVHPNHPSMTLPTTPAIDEQQCCCSFFDSAAASSRDAQ